Proteins co-encoded in one Cinclus cinclus chromosome 9, bCinCin1.1, whole genome shotgun sequence genomic window:
- the MTX2 gene encoding metaxin-2 isoform X1, with amino-acid sequence MSLVAEAFVTQLAAAEPWPENAALYQQLKEEQILLSDNASSLAVQAFLQMCNLPIRVICRANAEYMSPSGKVPFIHVGNQVVSELGPIVQFVKAKGHSLSDGLDEVQKAEMKAYMELVNNMLLTAELYLQWCDDVTVEEITHPRYGSPYPWPLNHILSYQKQWEVRRKMKAIGWAGKTLEQVLEDVDQCCHALSQRLGTQPYFFNKQPTELDALVFGHLFTILTTQLITDELSERVKNYSNLTAFCRRIEQQYFEGHEKDSSTTAARSSKRSLLR; translated from the exons cCGCAGAGCCTTGGCCTGAAAATGCTGCATTGTATCAGCAACTGAAGG AGGAacaaattttgctttctgataATGCATCTTCCCTTGCTGTTCAG GCCTTTTTGCAAATGTGCAATCTGCCAATCCGTGTGATTTGCAGGGCAAACGCTGAGTACATGTCCCCATCTG GCAAAGTACCCTTTATTCATGTGGGAAATCAAGTAGTATCTGAACTTGGGCCCATAGTCCAGTTTGTAAAAGCCAAG gGCCATTCCCTCAGTGATGGATTGGATGAAGTCCAAAAAGCTGAGATGAAAGCCTACATGGAATTGGTCAATAATATGCTCTTGACAGCAGAG CTCTATCTCCAGTGGTGTGATGATGTTACAGTAGAGGAG ATTACTCACCCAAGGTATGGCTCTCCTTATCCATGGCCTCTTAACCACATTTTGTCCTATCAGAAGCAGTGGGAGGTTAGGCGAAAGATGAAAGCCATCGGATGGGCTGGGAAGACACTTGAACAG GTACTTGAAGATGTAGATCAGTGCTGTCATGCTCTCTCCCAGAGATTAGGAACACAGCCATATTTCTTCAATAAGCA aCCAACTGAATTAGATGCTCTGGTGTTTGGACATTTGTTCACAATCCTTACTACTCAACTAATCACTGATGAACTCTCTGAAAGAGTGAAGAACTACAGTAATCTCACAGCGTTTTGTCGGCGAATAGAGCAGCAGTACTTTGAGGGTCATGAGAAAGACAGCTCTACAACTGCAGCCCGATCTTCCAAGAGGTCCTTGCTGAGATGA
- the MTX2 gene encoding metaxin-2 isoform X2, translated as MCNLPIRVICRANAEYMSPSGKVPFIHVGNQVVSELGPIVQFVKAKGHSLSDGLDEVQKAEMKAYMELVNNMLLTAELYLQWCDDVTVEEITHPRYGSPYPWPLNHILSYQKQWEVRRKMKAIGWAGKTLEQVLEDVDQCCHALSQRLGTQPYFFNKQPTELDALVFGHLFTILTTQLITDELSERVKNYSNLTAFCRRIEQQYFEGHEKDSSTTAARSSKRSLLR; from the exons ATGTGCAATCTGCCAATCCGTGTGATTTGCAGGGCAAACGCTGAGTACATGTCCCCATCTG GCAAAGTACCCTTTATTCATGTGGGAAATCAAGTAGTATCTGAACTTGGGCCCATAGTCCAGTTTGTAAAAGCCAAG gGCCATTCCCTCAGTGATGGATTGGATGAAGTCCAAAAAGCTGAGATGAAAGCCTACATGGAATTGGTCAATAATATGCTCTTGACAGCAGAG CTCTATCTCCAGTGGTGTGATGATGTTACAGTAGAGGAG ATTACTCACCCAAGGTATGGCTCTCCTTATCCATGGCCTCTTAACCACATTTTGTCCTATCAGAAGCAGTGGGAGGTTAGGCGAAAGATGAAAGCCATCGGATGGGCTGGGAAGACACTTGAACAG GTACTTGAAGATGTAGATCAGTGCTGTCATGCTCTCTCCCAGAGATTAGGAACACAGCCATATTTCTTCAATAAGCA aCCAACTGAATTAGATGCTCTGGTGTTTGGACATTTGTTCACAATCCTTACTACTCAACTAATCACTGATGAACTCTCTGAAAGAGTGAAGAACTACAGTAATCTCACAGCGTTTTGTCGGCGAATAGAGCAGCAGTACTTTGAGGGTCATGAGAAAGACAGCTCTACAACTGCAGCCCGATCTTCCAAGAGGTCCTTGCTGAGATGA